A genomic window from Anticarsia gemmatalis isolate Benzon Research Colony breed Stoneville strain chromosome 22, ilAntGemm2 primary, whole genome shotgun sequence includes:
- the LOC142982600 gene encoding carbonyl reductase [NADPH] 1-like translates to MAEKVAVVTGANKGLGFAIVKGLCQKYDGIVYLTGRNEKRGQEAVKMLNEQGLKPLFHQLDVTDSNSVKIFAEFIKIKHGGFDVLVNNAGILEWNEVYPTYEAAKRNIDTNYKSLLTVEKYLFPLLRDGARVVNISSACGHLSNLKNKKWIETFMDPDLTEEQINEFVDQYLESVKNGKFNKNDFAEEGKHAEHRVSKIALTALTKVLQRKYMDRNISINAVHPGHVKTDMANGGGELEADDAANVVLYLILEASPKLKGTFMWYNKKLIDWYDAETDFGCHGLW, encoded by the coding sequence ATGGCGGAAAAAGTTGCAGTTGTCACCGGCGCAAATAAAGGCCTAGGATTTGCTATAGTGAAAGGATTGTGTCAAAAATACGATGGAATCGTTTACTTAACAGGAAGAAACGAAAAACGAGGCCAGGAAGCAGTGAAAATGTTAAATGAACAAGGACTTAAGCCCTTATTCCATCAACTGGACGTCACAGATAGCAACAGCGTAAAGATATTTGCggaattcatcaaaattaaacatGGAGGCTTCGATGTTTTGGTAAATAATGCTGGCATTCTTGAATGGAACGAAGTTTACCCAACCTACGAAGCGGCTAAAAGGAATATTGACACGAATTACAAAAGCTTGTTGACAGTCGAGAAATATTTGTTTCCTTTACTAAGAGATGGCGCTAGGGTCGTCAACATTTCAAGCGCTTGCGGTCACCTCTCGAATCTAAAGAATAAGAAATGGATTGAAACTTTTATGGACCCAGATTTAACTGAAGaacaaattaatgaatttgTTGATCAGTATTTGGAGAGTGTGAAAAACGGAAAGTTTAATAAGAATGATTTTGCCGAAGAAGGCAAGCACGCTGAACATAGAGTTTCAAAGATTGCTTTAACTGCTTTGACTAAGGTATTGCAAAGGAAATACATGGACAGGAATATTTCGATAAATGCCGTTCACCCAGGACACGTGAAAACTGACATGGCAAATGGTGGTGGAGAGCTGGAAGCTGACGATGCGGCTAACGTTGTTCTCTATCTAATTTTAGAAGCCTCGCCTAAATTAAAAGGAACTTTTATGTGGTATAATAAAAAGCTAATCGATTGGTACGACGCTGAGACTGATTTTGGTTGTCATGGCCTTTGGTGA